Proteins encoded together in one Otariodibacter oris window:
- a CDS encoding phage GP46 family protein: MDREISPLTGDYTTNTIHSLQNAVYIRLTTPLGSWWADGRVGSLLHTIQREKDLARVGLLAQQYAEEALKPLIDDGRAIEITVTHTQKGDGNLLLQIQVTDNRGEILVFKHLVKVV, translated from the coding sequence ATGGACAGAGAAATCAGCCCGCTTACTGGCGACTACACAACTAATACCATTCATTCACTGCAAAATGCAGTGTATATCAGATTGACTACACCGTTAGGCTCTTGGTGGGCAGATGGGCGTGTAGGTTCTCTGCTCCATACTATTCAACGAGAAAAAGATCTTGCTAGGGTTGGGTTGCTTGCTCAGCAATATGCAGAGGAAGCCTTAAAACCTTTAATTGATGATGGTAGAGCAATCGAAATCACTGTGACTCATACACAAAAGGGCGATGGAAATTTGTTATTGCAAATACAAGTTACAGATAACAGAGGTGAGATTTTGGTTTTTAAACACTTAGTAAAAGTAGTTTAA
- a CDS encoding phage baseplate assembly protein V — MRKLTQQLKQIGKSATDALRLAFRGSLKVTKTQSAIQFSQATGLSGEVLQDIELMQHFGFTSVPPENTEAVILPMGGETTHSVVIATEHGSFRVKGLKNGEVAVYDKSGSTIILKEGRVIEVDCDTFKVNCKNYEVTALSQAKFFTPTLETSQVFTAQGQINGNSGMAVQGGNGASFSGPVQQKDGSFSTTGDVKAGSVSLKTHKHNEQGDGKPTSSPL, encoded by the coding sequence ATGAGAAAACTCACTCAACAATTAAAACAAATTGGAAAATCTGCAACAGATGCTTTGCGATTGGCTTTTAGAGGGAGTTTAAAGGTAACAAAAACCCAAAGTGCTATCCAGTTTTCTCAAGCTACAGGGTTATCAGGCGAAGTTTTGCAAGATATTGAGCTTATGCAACACTTCGGATTTACCTCTGTTCCGCCTGAGAATACCGAAGCGGTAATATTGCCAATGGGGGGCGAAACAACACATAGTGTTGTGATTGCCACAGAGCATGGTAGCTTTAGAGTTAAAGGGTTAAAGAATGGTGAGGTTGCCGTTTATGATAAAAGCGGTAGTACTATTATTTTAAAAGAAGGTCGTGTAATTGAAGTTGATTGTGATACTTTTAAAGTTAATTGCAAAAACTACGAAGTTACAGCTTTAAGCCAAGCAAAATTTTTTACCCCAACCTTAGAAACCTCTCAAGTATTTACCGCACAAGGTCAAATTAATGGTAACTCAGGCATGGCAGTGCAAGGTGGTAATGGTGCGAGTTTTTCAGGACCTGTTCAACAAAAAGATGGTAGTTTTTCTACTACTGGCGATGTGAAGGCAGGCAGTGTATCATTAAAAACTCATAAACATAATGAACAAGGCGATGGTAAGCCTACGTCATCTCCTCTCTAA
- a CDS encoding phage baseplate assembly protein, whose translation MLIQNDIIVEIDGKQHKSWKSYNIDSDFLIPADAFQFELGVPSQQNEVIPDYSGKTAKVYINQQLVMTGIVDNTRHYLRKGERTFSLNGRDRASILVDCSAPITNVKGLTVLEAVKKIVEPLGIKQVELKAENNPILDKVDIDIGESAWEAIMRCANSAGLHCWFNSSGVLIVGGADYSSPPVATLCCMKNGERNNFSDVSLVYDVTQRYSEVTFLGQRHGRDGDSNKNDLKWIYKDEDMEIYKPKTVVLSDVEDLEALKKQAKKQLSDWQLEGFTLTIVVPDHKTEQGTLWEAGQRVHVIVEEYGVDAIFFLMGRRFLLSRMNGTQTELRLKQDGVWTPDAYSSKSEKARNRKGKKGKKSKKDKINLALEK comes from the coding sequence ATGCTTATACAAAATGACATTATAGTTGAGATTGATGGTAAGCAGCATAAAAGTTGGAAAAGCTACAATATTGATAGCGATTTTTTAATTCCTGCTGATGCTTTCCAATTTGAGCTAGGTGTACCCTCTCAGCAAAATGAGGTAATTCCTGATTATTCGGGGAAGACTGCAAAGGTTTACATTAACCAACAATTGGTTATGACAGGTATAGTTGATAACACAAGGCATTATTTAAGAAAAGGCGAACGAACATTCTCTCTTAATGGAAGAGATAGAGCTTCAATTTTAGTGGATTGCTCTGCTCCAATTACTAATGTTAAAGGATTGACTGTGTTAGAGGCTGTAAAAAAAATTGTTGAACCATTGGGAATTAAGCAGGTTGAGCTAAAGGCAGAAAATAACCCTATTCTTGATAAGGTCGATATTGATATTGGCGAAAGTGCATGGGAAGCCATTATGCGTTGTGCCAATTCTGCTGGGTTGCATTGCTGGTTTAATTCTTCGGGTGTTCTTATTGTAGGAGGGGCGGATTATTCATCTCCCCCTGTCGCTACGCTTTGTTGCATGAAAAATGGTGAAAGAAATAACTTTTCTGATGTCAGTTTGGTGTATGACGTTACGCAACGTTATAGTGAAGTGACTTTTTTGGGGCAGCGACATGGTCGGGATGGAGACAGTAACAAGAATGATTTGAAGTGGATTTATAAAGATGAAGATATGGAAATTTATAAACCGAAAACCGTTGTATTAAGTGATGTTGAGGATTTGGAAGCACTGAAAAAACAAGCAAAAAAGCAATTATCTGATTGGCAATTAGAGGGGTTTACTTTAACGATTGTTGTACCTGATCACAAAACAGAGCAAGGTACATTATGGGAAGCTGGTCAACGAGTGCATGTCATTGTTGAGGAATATGGTGTTGATGCGATTTTTTTCTTAATGGGTCGGCGATTCTTATTATCCAGAATGAATGGAACACAAACGGAATTAAGGTTAAAACAAGATGGGGTTTGGACTCCAGATGCTTATTCTTCGAAATCAGAAAAAGCAAGAAATCGAAAAGGTAAAAAAGGCAAAAAGAGTAAGAAAGATAAGATTAATTTAGCGTTGGAGAAATAA
- a CDS encoding DNA circularization protein → MGWTVPIQRASYRGVRFDVLSITDSLDKSLVEHSYPFVDGVDLEDMGLNARTVQMQAVFFGEGYNTDLNKLVSVLQKQGADVLVHPVFGRMPNMICSSASLRHEADYVDYVALDLNFIEATPAKPIFLFQSQIGQIDELISKLEDTVDLGMNFWANSVSSMSVLYNWKSRLLNSWGAIHETFSSIRELFDLDKNKYKLSSAISMLSYQEKSANAILNIKEMIDVGVANVADRYSLTSTSKIRNVNEATSAVKKIPLDLVKNETYGKSKLIKLNEGDVIYFSAIVDFFITIKLIQFSTLLIEDKGDILTAFEIEKLNHDVRLNALDLINKVRHIQHEDQKKSESAKTTAIYQATEKLTEELKSIVHKFKLLAITTINKKPPLIVRKSEVSGTIHQVAHHFYQDYRRADELLLLNPQIAMPNFIKAEDLLNAYTK, encoded by the coding sequence ATGGGCTGGACTGTTCCTATTCAACGAGCTTCATATCGAGGTGTTCGATTTGATGTGTTAAGTATTACCGATTCTCTTGATAAGTCGCTAGTTGAGCATTCATACCCTTTTGTGGATGGCGTTGATTTAGAGGATATGGGCTTAAATGCTCGTACTGTTCAGATGCAGGCTGTTTTCTTTGGTGAAGGATACAATACTGATTTAAACAAATTAGTGAGCGTGTTACAAAAACAAGGTGCTGATGTTTTGGTGCATCCTGTTTTTGGTCGAATGCCTAATATGATTTGCTCATCCGCATCACTTCGACATGAAGCTGATTACGTTGATTATGTTGCTCTAGATTTGAATTTTATTGAGGCTACGCCAGCGAAGCCTATTTTTTTATTCCAATCTCAAATTGGGCAGATTGATGAATTAATCTCAAAGCTAGAAGATACTGTTGATTTGGGTATGAATTTTTGGGCTAATTCAGTCTCTAGTATGTCTGTGTTATATAACTGGAAATCAAGATTATTAAACTCATGGGGAGCAATTCATGAGACATTTTCTAGTATTAGAGAGCTTTTTGATTTGGATAAAAATAAGTACAAATTATCTTCAGCTATATCAATGTTATCTTATCAAGAGAAAAGTGCCAACGCTATTTTGAATATTAAAGAGATGATTGATGTCGGAGTGGCAAACGTGGCTGATAGATACTCTTTAACGTCCACATCTAAAATAAGAAATGTAAATGAAGCTACGTCAGCAGTAAAAAAAATTCCTTTGGATCTTGTGAAAAATGAAACTTATGGGAAATCTAAACTTATAAAGTTAAATGAAGGGGATGTGATTTATTTTTCTGCAATTGTTGATTTTTTTATAACAATAAAGCTTATTCAATTCTCAACGTTATTAATAGAGGATAAAGGCGATATATTAACCGCTTTTGAAATTGAGAAGTTAAATCATGATGTAAGGTTAAATGCTTTGGATTTAATCAATAAGGTTAGACATATTCAGCATGAAGATCAAAAGAAAAGTGAATCAGCTAAAACTACCGCAATCTATCAAGCAACAGAAAAATTGACTGAGGAATTAAAAAGTATTGTCCATAAATTTAAGTTATTGGCGATTACTACAATTAACAAAAAACCTCCGTTAATTGTAAGAAAAAGTGAAGTAAGCGGCACAATCCATCAAGTTGCACATCACTTTTACCAAGATTATCGCCGCGCTGACGAATTACTTTTGTTAAACCCCCAAATCGCTATGCCTAATTTTATTAAAGCGGAGGATTTGCTCAATGCTTATACAAAATGA
- a CDS encoding phage tail tape measure protein: MAKNFTMSLLLKVQDYASKAIQGVSQKVKQSNKEIENSTKQTARVQQQTVKQTEQVTNKANRSAIYSSQQLARAREGLGVRSERQIQREISRTVAQYNRLARSGTASAREIARAQDVARQRVKELNAEMGKMPTGQRMGNMARGAMALTAGIGVGARLISDPIKSTANYDLKLAYLANTAYSDRDKAGRKEGMQNIHQAIKTAMSYGGDENTVIDALSEIISKGKVSVDDALSLLPTIQMNATATGASTLDIAALVNSGLGYGIEQNQIQDFIDYANAAGKAGGFELKDMAQYAPSLFAAANGAGLKGLDGAKEMFKILQQVTNVSGGSSETATNTMNFLAKLNSQDTINRASNIDYVDKNGKAREVDLKASMAGYMGQGKSPVEAFLSIVDDILVGDKEYQKAIHDLQNASTEGDRAEALNRIADYMEGSRVGELVADRQAWLGLYGVRSQKKTSENVEEAYQSALGGTAQDADFIMDTAAMKFQKAENVKKMGEIESFRSITDATGDIAEKLANYGEEYPKLTSALVGATESVKALAGAAVTAAGAMALFGGRDFLPDLLSRGKGGIGKTSVAGTASGISSGLSKSGRLSRLLGAGSTLLSGTGYLGMIGAIGEQQPYQQARSEMEEEKRVSAKVKFAKAYNNGETKSSFYYGGPSIQSKETKPLYGGYALAYLAQDNKVAQARYEIGGYSQEQMDSRTQRNNELMNGFSTLGNTIGEALKVGLSQQSKVIDNRITVELDGRVVGEAQSQYLFNEAIRG; this comes from the coding sequence ATGGCTAAAAACTTCACGATGAGCTTGTTGCTAAAAGTGCAAGATTACGCAAGTAAAGCAATTCAAGGTGTTTCACAAAAAGTTAAGCAATCGAATAAAGAAATTGAAAACAGCACAAAGCAGACAGCAAGGGTTCAGCAACAAACTGTAAAGCAGACGGAACAAGTTACCAATAAAGCTAATCGTAGTGCGATTTACTCCAGCCAGCAATTAGCTCGAGCAAGAGAGGGGTTAGGGGTTCGCTCTGAGCGTCAAATTCAGCGCGAAATCTCTCGTACTGTTGCTCAATATAACCGCTTAGCACGAAGTGGAACTGCATCTGCTCGCGAAATAGCTCGAGCACAGGATGTCGCTCGCCAACGGGTTAAAGAACTTAATGCAGAAATGGGAAAAATGCCTACTGGTCAGCGTATGGGGAATATGGCGCGAGGTGCAATGGCATTAACTGCGGGAATTGGGGTGGGTGCGAGATTAATTTCTGATCCAATTAAATCCACTGCAAATTATGATTTGAAATTGGCTTACTTGGCAAACACCGCCTATTCCGACCGAGATAAAGCTGGGCGAAAAGAAGGGATGCAGAATATTCATCAAGCAATCAAAACCGCTATGAGTTATGGAGGTGATGAAAATACAGTAATTGATGCTCTGAGTGAAATAATCTCCAAAGGTAAAGTAAGTGTGGATGATGCGTTATCACTATTGCCTACTATTCAAATGAATGCAACAGCGACAGGAGCAAGCACCTTAGATATTGCTGCTTTGGTGAATTCAGGACTGGGTTATGGTATTGAGCAAAATCAAATTCAAGATTTTATTGACTACGCTAATGCTGCGGGTAAAGCGGGTGGATTTGAGTTAAAGGATATGGCTCAGTACGCTCCATCATTGTTCGCTGCTGCTAATGGTGCTGGATTAAAAGGTTTGGATGGGGCAAAAGAGATGTTCAAGATTTTGCAACAAGTAACCAATGTATCAGGAGGAAGTTCAGAAACCGCTACAAATACCATGAATTTCTTAGCAAAGTTAAATTCACAAGATACGATTAATCGAGCATCAAATATTGATTATGTTGACAAAAACGGCAAAGCTCGTGAGGTGGATTTAAAGGCAAGCATGGCGGGTTATATGGGGCAAGGTAAAAGCCCTGTAGAAGCTTTTTTGTCTATTGTTGATGATATTCTTGTTGGGGATAAGGAATATCAAAAGGCAATTCACGACTTGCAAAATGCAAGTACAGAAGGAGATCGTGCTGAAGCATTAAATCGAATCGCAGACTATATGGAAGGTTCACGTGTTGGTGAGTTAGTAGCTGACCGTCAAGCTTGGCTCGGCTTGTATGGGGTTCGCTCTCAAAAGAAAACAAGTGAGAATGTTGAAGAAGCTTATCAATCTGCGTTAGGTGGAACTGCACAAGATGCTGATTTCATTATGGATACAGCAGCTATGAAATTTCAAAAGGCTGAAAATGTAAAAAAAATGGGAGAAATCGAATCTTTTCGTTCAATTACTGATGCCACTGGCGACATCGCTGAAAAACTAGCGAATTATGGTGAGGAATATCCAAAATTAACTTCAGCATTAGTTGGTGCGACAGAAAGCGTGAAGGCTTTAGCTGGAGCGGCTGTCACTGCTGCAGGTGCTATGGCATTATTTGGTGGGCGTGATTTCTTGCCTGATTTGCTTAGTCGAGGTAAAGGTGGAATAGGTAAAACGTCAGTAGCAGGAACAGCTAGTGGAATAAGTAGTGGCTTAAGCAAAAGCGGACGACTTAGCCGCTTGTTAGGTGCAGGAAGTACATTGCTTAGCGGGACTGGTTATTTGGGGATGATTGGAGCTATTGGCGAACAACAGCCTTACCAGCAAGCTAGATCTGAAATGGAAGAAGAAAAGCGAGTAAGTGCTAAAGTTAAGTTCGCAAAAGCTTACAACAACGGCGAGACTAAAAGCTCATTTTATTATGGTGGTCCTTCCATTCAGAGCAAAGAAACCAAGCCTCTTTATGGGGGATATGCTTTGGCTTATTTAGCACAGGACAATAAGGTTGCTCAAGCTCGTTATGAGATTGGAGGATATTCTCAAGAGCAGATGGATAGTAGAACCCAGAGAAATAATGAGTTAATGAATGGCTTTTCAACATTGGGGAATACCATTGGCGAAGCTTTAAAAGTTGGATTGTCTCAGCAATCTAAAGTGATTGATAATCGAATTACTGTGGAGCTAGATGGTCGAGTTGTGGGTGAGGCTCAGTCTCAATACTTATTTAATGAAGCGATTAGGGGGTAA
- a CDS encoding phage tail protein has translation MAEKYAGSIVLEVDGREIEVTKCDPREVTGRKLVKTMNSSGRARGFAKGIKEWTIAVSAVMPTDSSEIDWAGIDDAKLTIYPLNNSDKRTSYLGCFVTEVGESYTVDNEAVIDIQLSALNKVEE, from the coding sequence ATGGCTGAGAAATACGCTGGCTCTATCGTGCTCGAGGTGGATGGTAGAGAAATTGAGGTGACAAAATGTGACCCAAGAGAGGTTACAGGTCGCAAACTCGTGAAAACAATGAACAGCTCAGGTAGAGCGAGAGGATTTGCTAAAGGCATTAAAGAATGGACGATTGCGGTTTCTGCAGTTATGCCTACTGATAGCTCTGAGATTGATTGGGCGGGAATCGATGATGCAAAATTAACTATTTACCCTCTTAATAATTCAGATAAACGAACATCTTATCTAGGGTGTTTTGTTACCGAAGTGGGTGAAAGTTACACTGTGGATAATGAGGCCGTGATTGATATTCAATTAAGTGCATTGAATAAGGTGGAAGAATAA
- a CDS encoding phage tail sheath subtilisin-like domain-containing protein, translating into MTNIVFDSIPTSIRKPGVYSEYNSKQAVNSLPVNPQEVLIVAPQTKEIETEFSSPIKIFSDTQAEEEFGAGSWAHLMVRQALRNNPNIRLTVVGLKDNRAGVAATGKVAFNGTASNAGVMSLKISGVPYSLAIAKGESDTALANRLMAVINGARDCPVLATIDADSSNKGLKLTAKSKGEIGNEIELDAPSAVADVAISLTALAGGQQNASLAGALASVAGEHFNIIVSPFVDETNASALREHLESVSSPTAKKPAIGVMSWRGTMATGITFTSRLNSERITVAWYKGAIESNAILAAGYAAIIASEEDPARPLNTLEVKGLSVVDSSQYPTFSEFNQALYNGLTPLEVVNFKVRIMRAITTYTKSATNTDDPSWLDLTTIRSMDYVRKAIEQRIELRFPRSKLHNKIAKQVRSEILDVLYRLEDLEVVERVDEHKSKLIVSRNGQDANRLDTAIPADVVNGLHVVANRIDLIL; encoded by the coding sequence ATGACAAATATTGTCTTTGATAGCATCCCTACATCAATTAGAAAGCCGGGGGTTTATTCAGAATACAATTCAAAGCAAGCGGTTAATTCGTTACCAGTAAACCCTCAAGAAGTGCTAATTGTTGCACCTCAAACTAAAGAAATTGAAACAGAATTTAGCTCACCAATCAAAATATTCAGCGACACTCAAGCTGAAGAAGAGTTTGGGGCTGGTTCTTGGGCTCACTTGATGGTTCGTCAAGCGTTGCGTAACAACCCCAATATCCGTTTGACTGTTGTTGGTTTAAAAGATAACCGTGCAGGTGTTGCTGCTACTGGTAAAGTTGCATTCAATGGCACAGCGTCTAATGCAGGGGTGATGTCTTTAAAAATAAGTGGTGTCCCTTATTCATTAGCAATCGCTAAAGGTGAGTCTGATACTGCATTAGCTAATAGATTGATGGCAGTAATTAATGGCGCGAGAGATTGTCCTGTATTGGCGACTATTGATGCAGATAGTAGCAATAAAGGGTTAAAGCTTACAGCAAAATCCAAAGGGGAAATCGGTAATGAAATTGAGCTTGATGCACCAAGTGCTGTTGCTGATGTTGCTATTTCACTTACTGCCCTAGCGGGTGGACAGCAAAACGCTAGTTTAGCTGGAGCATTAGCTAGTGTTGCGGGTGAGCATTTTAATATCATAGTTTCCCCTTTTGTGGATGAAACAAATGCGAGTGCGTTACGTGAACATTTGGAATCCGTTTCAAGCCCTACAGCGAAAAAGCCAGCTATTGGCGTGATGTCTTGGCGTGGAACAATGGCAACAGGTATTACTTTTACCTCTCGTTTAAATAGTGAACGTATTACGGTAGCTTGGTATAAAGGAGCGATTGAATCCAATGCGATACTTGCAGCAGGTTATGCGGCAATTATCGCAAGTGAAGAAGACCCAGCTAGACCTTTAAACACTTTGGAGGTTAAAGGGTTGTCAGTCGTAGATAGTTCTCAATACCCTACATTCTCAGAGTTTAACCAAGCATTGTATAACGGTTTGACACCTTTAGAGGTTGTGAATTTCAAAGTGCGAATTATGCGTGCTATTACTACTTACACGAAATCTGCGACTAATACAGATGACCCAAGTTGGTTAGATTTAACAACTATTCGTTCAATGGATTATGTTAGAAAAGCGATTGAGCAACGTATTGAGCTACGTTTCCCTCGCTCTAAGTTACATAACAAAATCGCTAAACAGGTGCGTTCTGAAATCTTGGATGTGCTTTATCGATTAGAAGATCTGGAGGTTGTAGAGCGTGTTGATGAGCATAAGAGCAAGTTGATTGTAAGCCGCAATGGACAAGATGCGAATAGGCTCGATACTGCAATTCCTGCGGATGTGGTGAATGGTTTACACGTTGTGGCTAATCGCATTGATTTGATTTTATAG
- a CDS encoding DUF2635 domain-containing protein, whose translation MKVKAVDGVKVPMENQPYNYIVGDAVVEVEDSVYYHRRLSDGDLVLVEEQAVSSGRKNAKSGEK comes from the coding sequence ATGAAAGTTAAAGCAGTAGATGGTGTGAAAGTGCCAATGGAAAATCAACCATACAATTATATTGTAGGTGATGCAGTGGTGGAGGTTGAGGATTCAGTTTATTACCACCGTCGTTTAAGTGATGGTGATTTGGTGCTTGTTGAAGAGCAAGCGGTTAGTTCTGGTCGAAAAAATGCAAAATCAGGAGAAAAGTAA
- a CDS encoding phage protein Gp37 — protein MITKIENALIERLRLGLGKLVYSVGSYAGEIDDANLNVRRLPACLVSYAGSDFDAKSMGMRGKRYVANNTFVVLVLARSMRSEESGRKGGLTSNEIGVNQLLDAVKYLLINQTLDGLVAPIQPKRIRTIWNNAEVRNEKLSALTIEFEVRYDEDKFLDDGCFPVGEGDEVLFKKYHGKLDQPKGELVQVNGGIFDPNSDAKVEFEVVTHES, from the coding sequence ATGATCACAAAAATTGAAAATGCGTTGATTGAGCGATTACGTTTAGGGCTTGGAAAACTCGTCTATTCCGTAGGAAGTTATGCGGGTGAAATTGATGATGCAAACTTAAATGTAAGACGTTTGCCTGCGTGCTTAGTATCTTATGCTGGTTCGGATTTTGATGCGAAATCTATGGGTATGAGAGGTAAGCGATACGTTGCGAATAACACCTTTGTTGTATTGGTCTTAGCTCGCTCAATGCGTAGTGAGGAATCAGGTCGAAAAGGTGGATTAACGTCTAATGAGATTGGCGTGAACCAGTTGCTTGACGCGGTTAAGTATCTGCTTATCAATCAGACGTTAGATGGCTTAGTTGCTCCTATCCAACCTAAGCGAATCAGAACAATTTGGAATAACGCAGAGGTGCGTAATGAAAAGTTATCTGCACTTACCATTGAGTTCGAGGTGCGGTATGACGAGGATAAATTCCTTGATGATGGTTGTTTCCCTGTCGGTGAAGGGGATGAGGTTTTATTTAAAAAATATCATGGAAAATTGGATCAACCTAAAGGTGAGTTGGTTCAAGTAAATGGGGGTATCTTTGACCCAAATAGCGATGCAAAAGTAGAGTTTGAGGTGGTGACACATGAAAGTTAA
- a CDS encoding gp436 family protein yields MNYATPEDFLLRIGEQEAIELTDRERLGVVDSGILAMALGDASSQIDGYLVGRYSLPLNSTPSILTRICCDIARYYLTSMSGVTITEEVIERYKFCLKELENIAKGLVALGVEGNKGEDDLENNDSDDAVQFANGGSRIWARERR; encoded by the coding sequence ATGAATTATGCCACACCTGAAGATTTCTTGTTGCGTATTGGTGAACAAGAGGCAATCGAATTAACCGATAGAGAGCGTTTGGGTGTGGTTGATTCAGGTATTCTCGCAATGGCATTAGGTGATGCATCTAGTCAGATCGACGGGTATTTGGTGGGTCGATACAGCTTACCGCTCAATTCCACTCCATCTATTTTAACCAGAATTTGTTGCGATATTGCTCGTTATTACTTAACGAGTATGTCAGGGGTAACAATTACTGAAGAAGTGATTGAACGCTATAAATTCTGTTTAAAAGAATTGGAAAATATCGCTAAGGGGCTTGTTGCATTAGGGGTTGAAGGCAATAAAGGCGAAGATGACTTGGAGAATAATGATTCTGATGATGCGGTGCAGTTCGCTAATGGTGGCTCTCGAATTTGGGCAAGGGAGCGGAGATGA
- a CDS encoding Mu-like prophage major head subunit gpT family protein: MKKSELLNALDVAFKTEFKSGLALVDSQWESVAMKANSTTKINTYGWLGQFPKMREWVGERQIQKMQAQAMSIENKKFESTVSIPRTDIEDDQVGLYAPVVKQAGQSAAELPDDLVFGLLKKGKSTLCYDGQNFFDTDHPCYQNVDGSGTNTVQSNLTTGSKSGKPAFYILDATNVLKPLIWQERTKPEIETKFDPSRSDKVFMEDDYLWGIRARGNAGFGFWQLMHRVEDSELTIDVVKEVIASMRQLKGDGDKILNIRPSAIVVPPSLEYTARELFESSVINGTSNPLKGVLKVIVSAYVVE, from the coding sequence ATGAAAAAATCAGAGTTACTAAATGCGCTTGATGTGGCATTTAAAACAGAGTTTAAAAGCGGATTGGCATTAGTTGATTCTCAATGGGAAAGTGTTGCAATGAAAGCGAATTCGACAACCAAAATCAATACTTATGGTTGGCTAGGGCAATTTCCTAAAATGCGAGAATGGGTTGGTGAGCGACAAATTCAAAAAATGCAAGCGCAAGCAATGAGCATTGAAAATAAAAAATTTGAAAGTACTGTTTCAATCCCTCGTACTGATATTGAAGATGATCAAGTTGGGTTATACGCTCCAGTAGTTAAGCAAGCAGGGCAAAGTGCGGCAGAGTTACCTGATGATTTAGTGTTTGGGTTGTTAAAAAAAGGGAAAAGCACTCTTTGCTATGACGGACAAAACTTCTTCGATACCGATCACCCTTGTTATCAGAATGTGGATGGCTCAGGTACAAACACTGTTCAAAGTAACTTAACTACAGGATCGAAATCAGGTAAGCCTGCATTTTATATTTTGGATGCAACAAATGTTCTTAAGCCATTAATTTGGCAAGAGCGCACTAAACCTGAAATTGAGACGAAGTTTGACCCATCTCGTTCAGATAAAGTGTTTATGGAAGATGATTATTTGTGGGGTATTCGTGCTCGCGGAAATGCTGGCTTTGGATTTTGGCAGTTAATGCATCGAGTTGAGGATTCAGAATTAACTATTGATGTAGTGAAAGAAGTTATTGCCAGCATGCGTCAGTTAAAAGGTGACGGAGATAAAATTCTCAATATTCGTCCAAGTGCTATTGTAGTTCCTCCTTCTTTGGAATATACCGCACGTGAATTATTTGAATCAAGTGTAATTAATGGAACAAGTAATCCATTGAAAGGTGTGTTGAAAGTGATTGTTAGTGCGTATGTTGTGGAATAA